A region of the Mycoavidus sp. HKI genome:
ACAGCGGCCACGCTTGGTGATGCAGCAGATTCATTTTGTGGGTAATTATTCGCTTGTCATTATCGCCATCTCAGGTCTTTTTGTAGGATTTGTGCTGGGTTTGCAAGGCTATTACACTTTAAGCCGCTATGGCTCGGCAGAGGCGCTGGGCCTGCTTGTCGCATTGTCGCTCGTGCGTGAGTTGGGGCCGGTCGTCACCGCACTGCTATTTGCTGGGCGCGCAGGGACTGCATTGACGGCTGAAATTGGCCTAATGAAAGCGGGTGAGCAATTGACGGCAATGCAAATGATGGCGGTTGATCCACTATCGTTTGTGGTGGCGCCGCGCTTTTGGGCCGGGGTGATTGCAATGCCGATTTTGGCTGCTATTTTTAGTGCGGTTGGCATCCTTGGCGGTTATGGCGTTGGGGTCTTAATGATTGGTGTCGATAGCGGGGCATTTTGGTCACAGATGCAAAGCGGCGTCGATGTCTGGCGCGATATCGGCAATGGTGTGGTGAAAAGTTTTGTGTTTGGTTTGGCC
Encoded here:
- the mlaE gene encoding lipid asymmetry maintenance ABC transporter permease subunit MlaE, translating into MISVLGRAVLNGLSRAGYGTRMWLRLLSEGWRLLQRPRLVMQQIHFVGNYSLVIIAISGLFVGFVLGLQGYYTLSRYGSAEALGLLVALSLVRELGPVVTALLFAGRAGTALTAEIGLMKAGEQLTAMQMMAVDPLSFVVAPRFWAGVIAMPILAAIFSAVGILGGYGVGVLMIGVDSGAFWSQMQSGVDVWRDIGNGVVKSFVFGLAVTFIALYQGYEAKPTPEGVARATTRTVVFASLAVLGLDFLLTALMFSN